The Pseudorasbora parva isolate DD20220531a chromosome 19, ASM2467924v1, whole genome shotgun sequence genomic sequence acttacaggataatcttataatCAAaatctcaagggaaagttgatttctcagttcatcacAGCTTTAATGTTATTGAAATCCTACcgttgttttcatttttttatattaaaatgttatcaCCATTCCCtggtaatacattttaatgaccactcacaaaacaacaacaagataACTTCAATAAAGCATGTTTATTAAAGAAACAATAAGTTTGTACATTTGTagatttaaatgtaaaacatgtttaatataaaagtataaaatatataaataaatacatttatagtatacagtatatttatattattattgttctcCAATGTTATTCTTCAAACTGCGTATAGGTAATTTGAAATAAAGTGTCTCTTTTTTCCTCATTCCTCATTATTTTCTCAGCAAAATACAAAAGGTTTTTTTGCTCtctctttttaacttttttaggGACATCTTCATCCTGACATTTCCATGATCCTCCTGTTACCATGGGATGATAGTCACAAAACTCGTTCCATGTTTTATAACACTCCATCAGTAAGATGTTGTGGAAAAACATGTCAGGATATCTAATCACTTCTGAGAACAAGATAGCACATATTGCAGTGGCGTCTTGCGAGGTCTGTACATAAGATTCAACTTTGTCATGGTTCCCCTTAATGTAGTTCCAAAGTGTCTCAGAATAGTGTTTTGAGAGCTTTTTTGATGGTTTCATTGTTGGATAAGAAAGATTTCTGTAATGACTACCCATCtcgtttttagtttttttaactgGACAACAGTACAGATCACTTGCTTGTAACTGTATGGAGAATCTGCCAACTGAAAAGATGATATCTTTCCTATCATGCTTTTCCTGTTGACGCCAAAATCCAAGGagaaaaataattgttttggcATAGTGAAAAGAACTGGTTATTCTGTAAGGTTCAACGTTGTTACTGTTTAAGTCCAAGTCTTCAATATGCCCATTAGCAATGTCTTCAATTTTTTGAACAGCACTTTCTTCCCAGGACGTATacacataaaatgtatataggcAAGGTAATTTTGCCTGGGAGTTTTGATCATCTGATCTATCGTACAAAAACTTCTTCTTGATCATAAGCTCTTGCTTGAATGACAGAAAGACTTGTGGCGTGTTTTCTTTCCCCTCGTGATCAGACTGCTAGAAAATTCAAAACCAAAACATGAGCTGTAAGGTCAATACtattcatatatttaaaatgataattgTACAAAAGATCTAACTTACATTGTTCCCTCTTTCCTCGCAACATGAACCAATCCCAGGCTCTTTGTTGTCACTAAAAAGTAAACAAACTCTAGTTAGGTTGTGTAGCCACGTAAAATCGAACAATAATTTTGACAGACAATGACTATATATATTCAGTGATAATTAACTTAGtttttcaagatttttttttctaaatataagAGTCTATATCTATTAAGAGATATAGGTATCAGATCGTGGAATTTTAAAGGACTTTCATTTTGacaagtgttaccatttttgcAGGCAACGAAAAGTGTTGATTGCAAATAAAAGTGTTGAGAAATAATTGTCTTTTGATTTACCTTTTCCTTATCCTTTTTCCAGTTCCCTCAATAGTTCCATCATCAGGTGTGTAGTTAAGTAAAGGTCTCCtgataaataacaaaaaagttgAGATTGACAACAGCGAATCTCATAGTTTACAACATCATTTGTATCGGTTACATATCAAACATAGTcctacaaacattttaaatgaaccaACTTGTGGCAAATGCAGTACAGTTAACTAATCTGAGGTACAATAACATATTTATTGTGACTTAAGTCGGTTGCTTAAGTCCAAACCCTCAAGAACAAAATTATACTTTAATGTAAACATAATAAGATGTAACTGATGACTGAATTAACAAACTGAGGGAGGAACCTACTTTGACTTAAACGTTTGTAGAGATGACAAATATGACTCCTCTTTTCCAGTGAGCACAGTGGTCTGGTGAACATCTATTTTAAGGCAAGAACAAGAATTTCAAAATCCCCTTTGTGTCATATAGGTTTACATGAAAGTAAAATAATAGCTTTTTTGTCAGTTAGCAATCATTCATCCTAATTTGGATGAAAATAATGATTGGATCCTCATGCCCTAAAACATTTGGTAAATACTTCAAATAAATATGGACCTTTTTCATGACCTTGCTCATCATCGAGGTTGGTCTCAGGTAAACACCCTTCTTCTGAATCCCAGCACTGAAAATTTGAATTGCACACAAGAGTATTGCTAAACATTATAATTGTCATGACATTAGAGGTATACCATTTCCTCAAACTTGATGTCATAGACATCTTTCTCTTTGTTATCATTATCATACTACAATTACACCAATAAGGTTTAATAAAAAGGATTGACTTGTGTCCTAAAattcaaagaaagaaagaaagaaagaaagaaagaaagaaagaaagaaagaaagaaagaaagaaagaaagaaagaaagaaagaaagaaagaaagaaagaaagaaatagaaAGAAAGAACATCAACTTACGTTTAAGCTTTCGACTGAGAAATGTTCAGCTGGGACTGCATGTTCAGAAGAGGTCTTCTGAGCTTTGTTGATGCTGACAAAATATTCATGGTTAATAAAGACTCTTTCCATAATCATTTTCCCATAATAATCACTTTCATTTACAATCTGGCACTGTGCTTATAGTTATGATAGCTGTTATGATACAGTGATGTATCATATAGTCATGATACATCTCAAGTAGAGATGTTAATCTCaacaattttcacaaaatgttccttttttattttattttattttataaattattttgtaGAGGGCAATGGTTCTCTGATAGATGGTTACCAAAATACTTGGAATATGTATCCTGTTTTGAAGAGGATCTAAAGCTTTTTAAAAAGGACATTAACAATGAACTGCAAACAtcgttttaaaataaatgttcagcatcaatttttcttttttcatggATTCCCATTATTTACTAATTATTTACTAGAAATATAGTGATTGTGCCGGGACTATAAATAGTTTCATTTCTTTAACTGATATGCTACTAGGCtaccaactttttaaaatactaAAATCTTACAACTTTTATCATAACCACTTTTATAATACAGGTATTCACAAATAATCATATAAAAATGCATCAAGGTAACACACATGactcaaataatataaaataacatgaaTTAAACAACATAAGATGTAGAATTTAAACAATTAATAACATAAATTAAATACcattaaaaaacatcaaatgtatgtatattattattttttattttattgttttaagatTCTTCTATCACCACAAATTCCATGAGTGTGTAAGCATACTTGGCAATAAATGTACATGGTCCAAACCATACTTACTCTGTGCCAACCTTTTTCCTGTGTGTAGACTTGTCTTTGgaccattttgttttatttcgtGGTGTACCGTCTGTTGAAGTTCAGAGAGACAATTTATTCCAAAGACAAACACCCTTTTACCTTAAAAATGTACACAATGCAGTTTTGTTCCAGACTTTTTATTGGTTTGCAGTTTTAAAGGTGGTTCCACActgaaaaccctaataagttgataTAACTCAACTGATTTGAATAAACTTGTTCCCTAAATTCAATTGAGTAACAGAGTCTCCCAAaacttatatttatattatattatacttatatttaagttcacttaacttggtgctcacgttcactgtacttaaattaagttcaccaaactaggtacaccagaagttcagtacaccatgctgggtactaccaatcaaaacttccctgtgggtcccagcatgcattgtggcatgaataaatgatgcatctgaattgtgactaattttctttgattcttactatttgcttttactttGGTGTTTTGTactgatgtttttgtagcttgttttatgttcagagttgatcgggtatcacatttttaaaaaattgattGTCAGTATTGTAGAGATACGTGGATCTCATAAAcagattcttgatgtctgtgtctgtgtgtctaaCTGATGAcgtagatttaaacattttgtgcacataaaaaaaagaaaagaaacaaaagtTCAATTACAACAACAGTGAAGGATTTCATGGCTATTATTAGTAATACTTCGCTTCCACAACCAGAGCATTATAATCCACATGAGATCaatacatgatgatgttattgtCATCATCaattaataaacataatttgATGATATCTTCTCTTGACTTTTAGATTAGATCTTTATTGTCATTGTAAATGTTTATACACCGAAATTATGTTCGaacaatcattttttaaatttttgtttcacaacaaatgtgtctcacaaacacaaagcagccagaCAACCACAAATATTGAGACaaccctcgctgcagcctgtagcacgatgaaaACACTGAAACCATTGGCTGAACGAAGTTCTCAGTTGCCTGAACTCATTTagctaattgtgcagtctgttgACAATACCTTAAAACATTTCACATTGTAAAACACAATTTTCAGATCTTACTTAGACTTTTCAGCCAAACTCTAAACATTGTCAAGACACATTCTGCACTCTAATGCACACCTCATCCATACAGGTTAACACAAGTGGCAACAATCAAGGTCCGGGTATCGTTCGTTCATTTGTTTTTGCTTTCACAAATGAAAAACATTAATGCTTCAGATTATGTTTGCCCCACAAACATTATGATGGAGAGGcacaatttacacaaaaataattaatatggtTTTATGTTCCTAGAACAAGTATGTAACATTCTTTTAGACTCAGTTTGGTGGTAGGCCGCTAATATTATATCGtcataataatacaatataatgcaTGTGGTCATCCAAAGAGAAGATCCAAACTCTAATAATAAAGCCAAGAGGCCAAGagaaaactgtatttttaaaatcatgGTCATAGCTATTTGTCCTCTAATAGCCAGACACGATGTATGGCTATTATGACCAAATAAAAGGAGTCGGTATCAATAAAATTCATCACTGGCTGTTTAGACATGGCATGTGGATTTACACAACAAATTATAATTGCATAAATTATgatacagtttttctcaatagtttacacacattttctgaaagcatgcctcatattctcagaactctacacacaaatccaaaaaaaaaaaaaaaaaaaaaaaacaatgggcAAAACCCCTCAATTCTCctgcaaaataaaactttacattcaaaacaatgttatttcttctcaaaatgggattttgttttcaaatgacacacacaaaccatcatAAGACATTTATAAGAACCAGTTGAACACTGATGTGCTCAATGTAAAACACTATGATGAATGTAAAACACTTATTCTCTATTCATCATAATGACTTAGGCCTTTTTTTGGTTCAGTGTTACACTTACTACAGACAGTACATACAAAAGtgatttgtaaaatatttgagaatattgtttttatactcagaacacacaaatacacggtaaaattttacagtttttctcgattgcttaaacacctactataactataaccagGCTTTTGAACTAAAAATTTCAGAACCATAACGCCATTTATCAAAAACACACCCATTTCACTAAACAATAAACACTGTTCCCTGTTTTGACACATGAGTCAGATTTGTTGAACTGTCACTgcaaactctacacacaaattCCTTAATTTTTTATTGCCTAGACCATATGGTCATTTAGAAAGCACTAGCATTCAGTATTGTTCACTCAAGTCAGCATAGTTTCAGCTCAAttagcacacaattacccaggtGAAAACCCTAAGAGATTTAACACACATCAATCAGAACTTTCAAGATACATAAAAGTGCCAGAGTCAGTTCATTTGAGAATTGACAAAGAAATGAAGGAAGAGGttgaggagggagaggaagaggacgtggtgaaggaggaggaagaggacgtggtgaagcaggagggagaggaagaggacgtggtgaaggaggagggagaggaagaggacgtggtgaagaaggagggagaggaagaggacgtggtgaaggaggagggagaggaagaggacatggtgaaggaggaggaagaggacatggtgaaggaggaggaagaggacgtggtgaagcaggagggagaggaagaggacgtggtgaaggaggaggaagaggacatggtgaaggaggaggaagaggacgtggtgaagcaggagggagaggaagaggacgtggtgaaggaggagggagaggaagaggacgtggtgaagaaggagggagaggaagaggacgtggtgaaggaggagggagaggaagaggacatggtgaaggaggaggaagaggacgcgatgaaggaggagggagaggaagaggacgtggtgaaggaggaggaagaggacgtggtgaaggaggagggagaggaagaggacgtgatgatggaggagggagaggaagaggacgtggtgaagaaggagggagaggaagaggacatggtgaaggaggagggagaggaagaggacgtggtgaaggaggagggagaggaagaggacgtggtgaaggaggaggaagaggaagaggacgtggtgaaggaggagggagaggaagaggacatggtgaaggaggagggagaggacgtggtgaaggaggagggagaggaagaggacgtggtgaaggaggaggaagaggaagaggacgtggtgaaggaggagggagaggaagaggacatggtgaaggaggagggagaggacgtggtgaaggaggagggagaggaagaggacgtggtgaaggaggagggagaggaagaggacgtggtgaaggaggagggagaggaagaggacgtggtgaaggaggagggagaggaagaggacgtggtgaaggaggaggg encodes the following:
- the si:dkey-211g8.8 gene encoding uncharacterized protein si:dkey-211g8.8 is translated as MIKKKFLYDRSDDQNSQAKLPCLYTFYVYTSWEESAVQKIEDIANGHIEDLDLNSNNVEPYRITSSFHYAKTIIFLLGFWRQQEKHDRKDIIFSVGRFSIQLQASDLYCCPVKKTKNEMGSHYRNLSYPTMKPSKKLSKHYSETLWNYIKGNHDKVESYVQTSQDATAICAILFSEVIRYPDMFFHNILLMECYKTWNEFCDYHPMVTGGSWKCQDEDVPKKVKKREQKNLLYFAEKIMRNEEKRDTLFQITYTQFEE